In Komagataeibacter sucrofermentans DSM 15973, the genomic window AAAGAACTGTACGATTACGATGAGCTCAGGCAGGCCCATCCGGATATGGAGACCTGGCGGTTCAGGCCCATCTGTCAGGACAGGCAGAAAGAATGCGTCCTGCCCACACCGTCCGGGTCATCACCGTAACTGAACTTGCAGGGAAGAACGGGGACATGCCGCCCATCCCCATCTGCGCAAAGGCCGCCAGACAGTTTCAGAAAGCCATCAGGTTCCCTTGAGAATGGCGACATGGACCACGCCATCATGCGTGATCCAGCCCCGGTACATGCCATCCGTGTTGAAGGGCATGGCGATATTGCCCTTGTCATCCACCAAAATCGCGCCACCATCACCGCCAAGGGCGGGAATTTCATGGTTGATGACATCATCCGCTGCCTTGGCGAGCGGCTGGTGCATCATCGTTACCCGCATGCAGATTTCATGGGCCGCCACCGTGCGGATGTAATATTCGCCCCAGCCCGTGCCGGACATGGCGCAGCCTGCATTGGCATATGTTCCCGCGCCGATTATGGGTGAATCGCCAACGCGACCCCACATCTTGTCCGTAAGGCCGCCCGTTGAGGTCGCTGCCGCCAGATGCCCGTTGCGGTCAAGAGCCACGGCCCCCACCGTGCCATGATGGGTATCGGCTTCCTGCGCCTGCTTCTGCCGGTCTTTCTCCAGCGCCTCCTGCAACTGCGCCCAGCGCCGGTCCGTGCGGAAATAGGAGGCATCAACCAGGGCCACGCCCTGCGTTCTGGCAAAGGCTTCCGCCCCATCGCCAATCAGGAATACATGGGGCGAATGCGCCATCACGGCCGCCGCCAGCGTTATGGGGTTGCGCACATGCGTCACCCCCGCAATGGCTCCGACCTGCAGGGTCGCGCTATCCATGATGGCCGCATCCATCTCGTTATGGCCATCATGTGTAAAAACCGCGCCCCGGCCTGCATTGAATTCCGGGTCGTCCTCAAGCACCTGCACGGCCGCCTCAACGGCCTCGACCGCGGGCCTGCCGGTTTTCAGCCGGGCATACCCGGTGCGCAATGCGCGCTTGAGGGCTGCCTTGACCGCCTTTTCACGCGCGGGCGTCATATCCTTGCGGATCCCCCCTGCCCCGCCATGAATGACCAGCACCGGATCAGCCGCATAGGCAGGCACCGCCGCAGAACACAGCAGGCAGGCCAACGCCGCAGAAAGTATTTTCACCCGTCAATCTCCCCGGAGAACCAAGGAGGCGAGTTTACAGAAACAATGCGGATAGGAAACGATTTCTTCCGCACGCGGTCAGCGGGCACATGTTGAAAAAAAGCTGCACCAAACTGTCCATGCGGGCTTTTCAGGCCACCTTTAATGCAGGCTGGCCCATGAAGGCGCGCCACGCATGCTGTGATAGAGCAGGATATCGGGCCCACAGCGTTCGGGCTGGTCCGGGCAGACACTCATGCCCGCCCCGCCAAAAACCTGCCGGGCCACGATGTCATGCTCACGCACATAGGCGATGACGCGGCTCACTCCCGCATCATGCGCAAAGGCCAGCGCCGTGGTCGTTGCCT contains:
- a CDS encoding isoaspartyl peptidase/L-asparaginase family protein — protein: MKILSAALACLLCSAAVPAYAADPVLVIHGGAGGIRKDMTPAREKAVKAALKRALRTGYARLKTGRPAVEAVEAAVQVLEDDPEFNAGRGAVFTHDGHNEMDAAIMDSATLQVGAIAGVTHVRNPITLAAAVMAHSPHVFLIGDGAEAFARTQGVALVDASYFRTDRRWAQLQEALEKDRQKQAQEADTHHGTVGAVALDRNGHLAAATSTGGLTDKMWGRVGDSPIIGAGTYANAGCAMSGTGWGEYYIRTVAAHEICMRVTMMHQPLAKAADDVINHEIPALGGDGGAILVDDKGNIAMPFNTDGMYRGWITHDGVVHVAILKGT